In Roseisolibacter agri, the following proteins share a genomic window:
- a CDS encoding KTSC domain-containing protein translates to MKRIPVESETLAAVGYDVVGALLEVEYKHGVVVQYQGVRAGVYWDLMRSDSLDAFDAYYAERLEHGTYPRIAVE, encoded by the coding sequence ATGAAGCGCATCCCCGTCGAGTCCGAGACCCTCGCCGCCGTCGGCTACGACGTCGTCGGCGCGCTGCTCGAGGTGGAGTACAAGCACGGCGTCGTCGTGCAGTACCAGGGCGTCCGCGCGGGGGTGTACTGGGACCTGATGCGCAGCGACTCGCTCGACGCGTTCGACGCGTACTACGCGGAGCGGCTGGAGCACGGCACCTACCCGCGCATCGCGGTCGAGTAG